One Mailhella massiliensis DNA segment encodes these proteins:
- a CDS encoding sensor histidine kinase: MWSAVFCALFFLFPPFGEDVFSARAAERPVADILIINSFHPGHFWEDSLQKGIFMNMHGQKEFQIRTWSEYLDYERNSSGSFNDELVGLFQKKYRNVPLSVVIAIDDDALDFVLTNRKSLFHRVPVVFCGVADLEGRIHEEREYYTGIVENFSIRRLLEAVAAVHPRARHLAVICGDTTSSKTALAQAGAELSAFARERGVDIVMLGDLPPRAMEQALKALPEDAVLLNLGYYRSSDGQNFSMDESLQLLRSWTDLPMYSPWESQIGRGVLAGQGEFNAFHADQASRMTLEILRGVAPEDIPVMREPAAALLYDYPMLRHYGLDEDELPAFAGVVNRPPSFFSRHRAVLIPAFAVLVLLCGIIVLLVRLLRIRQKAEALLRQEKEMMAEQYAFERRSQLARRMEAVGRMAGGVTHDVNNILGSISACAQLALEDIPASNPAHEDVRRILEATARGRDIMAQIRMTDGSHARAGRAEEVSVKALLLEWENLMRPGLEDGVRLEVEDATNGAAVHGVPTELYQILFNLGVNAVQSMPEGGRLSVRALPYEKKRGDTELEELAEGSYVRFDVRDTGRGIAPEIREFIFDPFFTTKENCGGCGLGLAQVHSLAQRNHGAVRLADNTSGGTCFSVYVPRSSRGGKSGVSGSAAGGTDGIRGAVAPEERECSWPEYSS; the protein is encoded by the coding sequence GTGTGGAGCGCAGTCTTCTGCGCGCTTTTTTTTCTTTTCCCGCCCTTCGGGGAAGACGTTTTTTCCGCCCGCGCTGCAGAGCGGCCCGTTGCCGACATCCTCATCATCAATTCCTTTCACCCCGGACATTTCTGGGAAGACAGCCTTCAGAAGGGCATCTTCATGAACATGCACGGGCAGAAGGAATTTCAGATACGCACCTGGTCCGAATATCTCGACTACGAGAGAAATTCCTCCGGCAGCTTCAACGATGAGCTGGTCGGTCTTTTTCAGAAAAAATACCGCAATGTTCCTCTTTCCGTGGTCATCGCCATAGACGATGACGCCCTCGACTTCGTGCTGACCAACCGGAAAAGCCTTTTTCATCGCGTGCCGGTGGTGTTCTGCGGCGTGGCGGATCTGGAGGGCCGGATACATGAGGAGCGGGAATACTACACGGGCATCGTGGAGAATTTTTCCATCCGTCGTCTTCTCGAGGCCGTGGCCGCGGTGCATCCCCGGGCGCGGCATCTTGCGGTGATATGCGGCGACACCACATCGTCGAAAACGGCCCTCGCCCAGGCCGGGGCCGAGCTTTCCGCCTTTGCCCGGGAGAGGGGCGTGGATATCGTCATGCTGGGGGATCTGCCTCCGCGGGCCATGGAGCAGGCCCTGAAGGCGCTGCCGGAAGATGCGGTGCTGCTCAACCTCGGCTACTACAGAAGTTCGGACGGGCAGAACTTTTCCATGGACGAGAGTCTTCAGCTCCTCCGCAGCTGGACGGATCTTCCCATGTATTCTCCGTGGGAAAGTCAGATCGGCCGGGGCGTGCTGGCGGGCCAGGGGGAATTCAACGCCTTTCATGCGGATCAGGCCTCGAGAATGACGCTGGAGATTCTCCGCGGTGTTGCGCCGGAGGATATTCCCGTCATGCGCGAACCTGCGGCCGCGCTTCTGTACGACTATCCCATGCTGCGTCACTACGGACTGGATGAGGACGAGCTGCCCGCCTTTGCCGGGGTGGTCAACCGCCCGCCGTCGTTTTTTTCCCGGCACCGCGCGGTGCTCATTCCGGCCTTTGCCGTACTTGTTCTGCTTTGCGGGATTATCGTTCTTCTGGTGAGGCTGCTCCGCATACGGCAGAAGGCGGAGGCTCTGCTCCGGCAGGAAAAGGAAATGATGGCGGAACAGTACGCCTTTGAAAGGCGCAGTCAGCTCGCCCGCAGGATGGAGGCCGTCGGCCGCATGGCCGGGGGCGTCACGCATGACGTGAACAACATTCTGGGGAGTATTTCCGCCTGCGCGCAGCTTGCTCTGGAGGATATTCCCGCCTCGAATCCCGCGCATGAGGATGTGCGGCGTATTCTTGAGGCCACGGCCCGGGGCAGGGATATCATGGCGCAGATACGCATGACCGACGGCAGTCATGCAAGGGCCGGGCGGGCGGAGGAGGTTTCCGTGAAGGCGCTGCTTCTGGAATGGGAGAACCTCATGCGGCCCGGCCTTGAGGACGGGGTGCGCCTTGAGGTGGAAGACGCCACGAACGGGGCCGCCGTGCACGGTGTGCCCACCGAGCTTTATCAGATTCTTTTCAACCTCGGCGTCAACGCGGTGCAGTCCATGCCGGAAGGCGGCCGTCTTTCGGTACGGGCCCTTCCGTATGAGAAAAAGCGGGGCGATACGGAACTTGAGGAGCTTGCCGAAGGTTCCTATGTGCGCTTCGATGTACGGGATACGGGCAGGGGGATTGCGCCGGAGATACGGGAATTCATTTTCGATCCCTTCTTCACCACGAAGGAGAACTGCGGCGGCTGCGGCCTGGGGCTTGCGCAGGTGCACAGCCTCGCGCAGCGCAATCACGGCGCGGTGCGCCTGGCGGACAATACCTCCGGCGGAACGTGTTTTTCCGTGTATGTGCCCCGCTCTTCCCGCGGGGGAAAAAGCGGTGTTTCCGGCAGTGCCGCGGGGGGAACGGACGGTATAAGGGGGGCTGTCGCCCCGGAAGAAAGAGAGTGCTCATGGCCGGAATACTCATCATAG
- a CDS encoding sigma-54-dependent transcriptional regulator encodes MAGILIIDDDETFSYVLRRACSRHGCEATAVSTLAGAERAAKERRFDVAFLDISLPDGNGLSLLPVLLEGEAHPEVIVVTGCDEHELVERALHAGAWDFIQKGDSLDTILEALEQALLYHRNHGAAPLPSDRTRVFCREGIVGESPALSRCIALLADCADSDVSVLLTGETGTGKEVFAHAVHRNSGRRNGPFVVVDCASLPEDIAESILFGHMRGAFTGAVTRETGLVADADGGTLFLDEIGELPLALQKVFLRVLQEKKVRPLGSRREYPCDFRLIAATNRNLEAMVAEGSFRQDLFYRIQSVHVALPPLRERPEDVMPLAEHFRDMFSRRYALPGKTFSAGAEAALRAYAWPGNVREMCAVMERAVLSSGGERIIFPQHLSTCIRIHAASSRMKAPASRNMPPDEGPLPTYAEFREKLRRREEKRYLAAVLERAEGDMGRACTLAALSRSRLYALLKEHDLTR; translated from the coding sequence ATGGCCGGAATACTCATCATAGACGACGATGAAACCTTTTCCTATGTGCTGCGGCGGGCCTGTTCCCGTCACGGCTGCGAGGCGACGGCGGTTTCCACCCTTGCCGGGGCGGAACGCGCGGCGAAGGAGCGCCGCTTCGACGTGGCCTTTCTGGACATTTCCCTGCCGGACGGCAACGGGCTTTCCCTGCTGCCCGTACTTCTGGAAGGGGAGGCTCACCCCGAGGTCATCGTGGTGACCGGCTGCGACGAGCACGAGCTTGTGGAGCGCGCGCTTCATGCGGGAGCATGGGATTTCATTCAGAAGGGCGACTCGCTGGACACCATTCTGGAAGCGCTGGAACAGGCGCTTTTATATCACCGGAATCACGGCGCGGCGCCGCTTCCCTCCGACCGGACACGGGTTTTCTGCCGGGAAGGCATTGTGGGCGAAAGTCCCGCGCTTTCCCGCTGCATTGCCCTGCTTGCCGACTGTGCGGACAGCGACGTCAGCGTGCTCCTGACCGGGGAAACGGGAACGGGCAAGGAAGTGTTCGCCCATGCCGTGCACAGAAACAGCGGGCGGCGCAACGGGCCCTTCGTGGTGGTGGACTGCGCCTCCCTGCCCGAAGATATTGCGGAAAGCATACTTTTCGGGCACATGCGCGGAGCCTTCACCGGAGCCGTCACCAGAGAGACGGGGCTTGTGGCCGATGCGGACGGCGGTACGCTGTTTCTGGACGAGATAGGGGAACTGCCCCTTGCCCTTCAGAAGGTGTTTCTCCGCGTATTGCAGGAAAAAAAGGTGCGTCCGCTCGGCTCCCGCAGGGAATATCCCTGCGATTTCAGGCTCATTGCGGCCACCAACAGAAATCTGGAAGCCATGGTGGCGGAAGGTTCCTTCCGGCAGGATCTTTTTTACCGCATCCAGTCCGTGCATGTGGCCCTGCCGCCCCTCAGGGAAAGACCGGAAGACGTCATGCCCCTTGCGGAACACTTCCGGGACATGTTTTCCCGCCGATACGCGTTGCCCGGCAAAACCTTTTCCGCCGGAGCCGAGGCCGCGCTCAGGGCCTACGCCTGGCCGGGAAACGTGCGGGAGATGTGCGCCGTCATGGAGAGGGCCGTTCTTTCCTCCGGCGGGGAACGGATCATTTTTCCCCAGCATCTTTCCACCTGCATCCGCATCCATGCCGCAAGTTCGAGGATGAAGGCCCCGGCGTCCCGGAACATGCCCCCGGATGAGGGCCCCCTGCCTACCTATGCGGAGTTCCGCGAAAAGCTGCGGCGCAGGGAGGAGAAGCGTTACCTTGCCGCGGTTCTTGAGCGCGCGGAGGGCGACATGGGCAGGGCCTGCACGCTTGCCGCGCTTTCCCGCTCCCGGCTTTATGCGCTGCTCAAGGAGCACGATCTCACGCGCTGA
- a CDS encoding efflux RND transporter periplasmic adaptor subunit — protein MKKTVIILAVLLLCAAGWYYGSRLATDEGREKLVLYGNVDIRQVSLAFEQGGRITKLFAEEGDTVEKGTLLAEADVTALSLQAEKLRADIAAQEQNLLKMRRGNRPEEIAQAEAALRTAEASLEQARRDDSRMDKLRRSNSVSLQERENARTALRVAQGRRDEAFHSLALLREGFREEDIAMAAAQLASARASLAIMEHSISLGKLYAPTTAQVTSRLMEEGDMASSATPVFLLSLTSPKWVRAYVTETQLGRVRSGMRADIRTDSFPETVPGRVGYISPTAEFTPKSVQTEDLRTSLLYEVRIVTDDGKDMLRLGMPVTVLLHEDDGHGN, from the coding sequence ATGAAAAAAACCGTCATCATTCTTGCCGTCCTTCTTCTCTGCGCGGCAGGCTGGTATTACGGAAGCCGCCTCGCCACGGACGAAGGACGGGAAAAACTCGTGCTGTACGGCAACGTGGACATCCGGCAGGTTTCCCTGGCCTTCGAACAGGGCGGCCGCATCACGAAGCTCTTCGCCGAAGAAGGCGACACCGTGGAAAAGGGAACCCTGCTTGCGGAAGCGGATGTGACCGCGCTCTCGCTTCAGGCCGAAAAACTGCGCGCGGACATTGCCGCGCAGGAACAGAACCTGCTCAAAATGCGGCGCGGCAACCGCCCCGAGGAAATCGCGCAGGCCGAAGCCGCCCTGCGTACGGCGGAAGCCTCGCTGGAACAGGCCCGGCGCGACGACAGCCGCATGGACAAACTGCGCCGGAGCAACTCCGTAAGCCTTCAGGAACGGGAAAACGCAAGAACCGCCCTGCGCGTGGCCCAGGGAAGGCGCGACGAGGCCTTCCATTCCCTTGCGCTGCTTCGCGAAGGCTTCCGCGAGGAAGACATCGCCATGGCTGCGGCGCAGCTTGCATCCGCCAGGGCGTCGCTCGCCATCATGGAGCACAGCATTTCCCTCGGAAAGCTGTATGCGCCCACCACCGCGCAGGTCACCTCCCGCCTCATGGAGGAAGGCGACATGGCCTCTTCCGCCACGCCCGTGTTCCTGCTTTCCCTCACCTCGCCCAAGTGGGTGCGCGCCTATGTCACCGAAACGCAGCTCGGCCGCGTCCGTTCCGGCATGAGGGCGGATATCCGCACCGATTCCTTCCCCGAAACCGTACCCGGCCGCGTGGGCTACATTTCGCCCACGGCGGAATTCACGCCCAAGAGCGTGCAGACGGAAGACCTGCGGACCTCGCTGCTGTATGAGGTACGCATCGTCACCGACGACGGGAAGGATATGCTGCGCCTCGGTATGCCCGTCACCGTGCTTCTGCATGAGGACGACGGTCATGGAAACTGA
- a CDS encoding ABC transporter permease, with protein MHILLLLRRLRSLCIKELLIIFKDPANRLVLIIPVVIQSFIFGYAATYDLNYIPYVICDQSRSALSRDLAARLDGTEKFVRQATLSSTAEAEEWIYDGKALLALNIGPDFADRILSGRNADIQVILDGRNSTTAAMAQGYVAQIVAEWNARLGSATPASLIMRAWFNPQLETRWNIMPGMLGSLSIIQIMVLAALSVAREREQGTFDQMLVTPLSPWEILIGKAIPPIVVGLAQATFILAICLYWFHIPFAGSFADLYISLCVFTLSCAGIGLCISAISLNMQQALVYCFVTLLPMVLLSGLATPVSAMPEALQIATYANPLRFALVCVRGVYLEGATLADIAGNFVPMLGVAAVTLPLAGWLFRNRLS; from the coding sequence ATGCATATTCTGCTTCTTCTCCGAAGACTGCGCAGTCTCTGCATCAAGGAGCTGCTCATCATCTTCAAGGACCCGGCCAACCGTCTGGTACTCATCATTCCGGTGGTCATACAGTCCTTCATTTTCGGCTATGCGGCCACCTACGATCTCAACTACATCCCCTACGTCATCTGCGATCAGAGCCGCAGCGCCCTTTCCCGCGACCTTGCCGCCCGCCTGGACGGCACGGAAAAATTCGTCCGTCAGGCCACGCTCTCAAGCACCGCCGAGGCGGAAGAATGGATTTACGACGGAAAAGCGCTGCTCGCCCTGAACATAGGCCCCGATTTCGCCGACCGCATTCTCTCCGGTCGAAACGCCGACATCCAGGTCATCCTCGACGGAAGAAACTCCACCACCGCAGCCATGGCTCAGGGCTATGTGGCCCAGATAGTGGCGGAATGGAACGCGCGCCTCGGCAGCGCGACTCCGGCAAGCCTCATCATGCGCGCCTGGTTCAACCCGCAGCTCGAAACGCGCTGGAACATCATGCCCGGTATGCTGGGTTCGCTCAGCATCATCCAGATCATGGTGCTCGCCGCGCTGTCCGTGGCAAGAGAGAGGGAACAGGGCACCTTCGACCAGATGCTGGTCACGCCCCTTTCCCCGTGGGAAATCCTCATCGGCAAGGCCATTCCCCCCATCGTGGTGGGGCTGGCCCAGGCCACGTTCATTCTGGCCATCTGCCTGTACTGGTTCCACATTCCCTTTGCAGGAAGCTTTGCCGATCTTTACATCTCCCTCTGTGTGTTCACCCTGAGCTGTGCCGGAATAGGCCTGTGCATCTCTGCAATATCCCTGAACATGCAGCAGGCTCTCGTGTACTGCTTCGTCACGCTGCTGCCCATGGTGCTGCTTTCCGGCCTCGCCACGCCGGTAAGCGCCATGCCGGAGGCGCTGCAGATCGCCACTTACGCCAACCCCCTGCGTTTCGCCCTCGTCTGCGTGCGGGGCGTGTATCTTGAAGGCGCAACCCTTGCCGACATTGCCGGAAACTTCGTGCCCATGCTCGGCGTGGCCGCCGTTACGCTTCCGCTCGCGGGCTGGCTCTTCCGCAACAGGCTGAGCTGA
- a CDS encoding TetR/AcrR family transcriptional regulator: protein MREESYTYSRRRRSAPRRDGLFTRSTVLEAAGRVFAEKGYLKATLREICERAGVNGAAVNYYFGGKDGLYEEVLVEAHRQLVSLEELSAVMESGGAPAEKLRSFLELVVRAALKAPELWGLPVLLREVASPSSDLPAPLVGTALPKLNVVRSLVCEITGFSPDSEGAREAAAMLLLPCMFLVLFPEKIQALLLPGFKDYPERMVDAMLRYAMGGLAALKDGADASSADGF from the coding sequence ATGAGGGAAGAAAGCTATACCTACAGCAGAAGAAGGCGCAGCGCCCCCCGCAGGGACGGCCTTTTCACCCGGAGCACGGTACTCGAGGCCGCCGGGCGCGTCTTTGCCGAAAAGGGCTATCTCAAGGCCACGCTCCGGGAAATATGCGAAAGGGCCGGAGTGAACGGCGCGGCCGTGAACTACTATTTCGGCGGCAAGGACGGGCTGTATGAGGAAGTGCTCGTGGAGGCGCACCGTCAGCTTGTGAGTCTTGAGGAACTGAGCGCCGTCATGGAATCGGGCGGCGCGCCCGCGGAGAAGCTGCGTTCCTTTCTTGAACTTGTGGTGCGCGCGGCCCTCAAGGCGCCTGAACTGTGGGGGCTTCCCGTTCTGCTGCGCGAGGTGGCTTCCCCTTCCTCCGATCTTCCCGCCCCTCTTGTGGGCACGGCTCTGCCCAAGCTGAACGTGGTGCGTTCCCTGGTCTGCGAGATCACGGGCTTTTCTCCCGATTCGGAAGGCGCGCGCGAGGCTGCGGCCATGCTGCTTCTGCCCTGCATGTTTCTGGTGCTTTTTCCCGAAAAGATTCAGGCGCTGCTTCTGCCCGGCTTCAAGGATTATCCCGAGCGCATGGTGGATGCCATGCTGCGCTATGCCATGGGCGGACTGGCTGCGCTGAAGGACGGCGCGGACGCTTCTTCCGCCGACGGGTTCTGA
- a CDS encoding ABC transporter permease — translation MTAFLRRLTALTVKELRQISRDPSSIMIGLALPIILILIFGYGLSLDVNNAPVAVVMEHDTPLARDMLSGLNGSRYFSPRYVSSMREAESLLRKREVDAIIRTASDFDSRFKKGDAKVQLILHGVDSTTATLIHQYVSSMLSLRLQSALERAGRESANAGKGAAVVQGRIWFNEAANSTWYLVPGLIVIIMTLVGAFLTALIMAREWERGTLEALFVSPVGRAEILLSKIIPYFMLGMAGLLLCLAAARWLFDVPMRGSLTLFFLCSSLYLVVALGMGLAISSVTRSQFLSCQIAIVISFLPAVILSGFLFDLRSVPLVARIVGNILPATYYMELLKTLFLAGNNASILLRDSAALLCYAVLFMGVAIRFTRKKLD, via the coding sequence ATGACCGCTTTTCTCCGCCGCCTGACGGCGCTCACCGTCAAGGAACTGCGGCAGATATCCCGCGACCCGAGCAGCATCATGATCGGGCTGGCCCTGCCCATCATCCTCATCCTCATTTTCGGCTACGGCCTTTCGCTGGACGTGAACAACGCCCCCGTGGCCGTGGTCATGGAACACGACACTCCCCTTGCCCGCGACATGCTCTCCGGTCTGAACGGCTCCCGCTACTTTTCTCCGCGCTACGTCTCTTCCATGCGCGAAGCCGAAAGTCTGCTCAGAAAAAGAGAGGTGGACGCCATCATCCGCACCGCCAGCGACTTCGACAGCCGCTTCAAAAAAGGCGATGCCAAGGTACAGCTCATCCTGCACGGCGTGGACTCCACCACCGCCACGCTCATCCATCAGTATGTGAGTTCCATGCTTTCCCTGCGCCTGCAGTCGGCGCTGGAACGCGCAGGCAGGGAAAGCGCGAATGCGGGCAAAGGGGCCGCCGTGGTGCAGGGCCGCATATGGTTCAACGAAGCGGCAAACAGCACCTGGTATCTGGTGCCGGGACTCATCGTCATCATCATGACGCTGGTGGGAGCGTTTCTCACCGCGCTCATCATGGCGCGGGAATGGGAACGCGGCACGCTGGAGGCGCTCTTCGTCAGCCCCGTGGGCAGGGCGGAGATTCTGCTTTCCAAGATCATTCCCTATTTCATGCTCGGCATGGCCGGGCTTCTGCTCTGCCTTGCGGCGGCGCGCTGGCTCTTCGACGTGCCCATGCGGGGGAGCCTCACGCTCTTCTTCCTCTGTTCCTCGCTCTATCTCGTGGTGGCTCTGGGCATGGGGCTGGCCATATCCTCGGTAACGCGCAGCCAGTTCCTTTCCTGCCAGATCGCCATCGTGATAAGCTTTCTGCCCGCCGTCATTCTTTCGGGATTTCTCTTCGATCTCAGGAGCGTGCCCCTCGTGGCCCGCATCGTGGGCAACATCCTGCCCGCCACCTATTACATGGAACTTTTAAAAACGCTCTTTCTCGCCGGAAACAACGCCTCCATCCTTCTGCGCGATTCGGCGGCCCTGCTCTGCTATGCCGTGCTGTTCATGGGCGTCGCCATACGCTTCACACGCAAGAAACTGGACTGA
- the thiD gene encoding bifunctional hydroxymethylpyrimidine kinase/phosphomethylpyrimidine kinase, whose product MQQMPNVLTIAGSDSGGGAGIQADLKTMTMMRTFGMSVITALTAQNGLGVTGIHAPEPEFVALQLTTVLDGFSVDAAKTGMMFNAGIIHAVADILDTQSFPLVVDPVCVSTSGHRLMEENGIDALKQRLMPRAALFTPNRPEAELFSGMRIESDKDIIEAGTRLLDMGAQAVLMKGGHCEGSPVFVTDWLLEKGREPVALRQPHVDTQNSHGTGCTLSAGIAAQLALGMPLRVAVTRAQEFLNLALRHSFAPGRGHGPCNHMAGLK is encoded by the coding sequence ATGCAGCAGATGCCCAATGTCCTTACCATAGCCGGTTCCGATTCCGGCGGAGGCGCCGGCATACAGGCCGACCTGAAAACCATGACCATGATGCGCACGTTCGGCATGAGCGTGATCACGGCCCTTACCGCGCAGAACGGACTCGGCGTGACGGGGATTCATGCACCGGAGCCGGAATTCGTGGCGCTTCAGCTTACCACCGTTCTTGACGGATTTTCGGTGGATGCGGCCAAAACGGGCATGATGTTCAATGCGGGCATCATTCATGCCGTGGCCGATATTCTGGATACGCAGAGCTTTCCGCTGGTGGTGGACCCGGTGTGCGTGAGCACGAGCGGCCACAGACTCATGGAGGAAAACGGCATAGACGCCCTGAAGCAGAGGCTCATGCCCCGCGCGGCGCTCTTTACGCCCAACAGGCCGGAAGCGGAGCTGTTTTCGGGAATGAGGATAGAAAGCGATAAGGATATCATCGAGGCCGGAACGCGCCTTCTCGACATGGGGGCGCAGGCCGTGCTCATGAAGGGCGGGCATTGCGAAGGCTCTCCCGTGTTCGTTACCGACTGGCTTCTGGAAAAGGGGCGTGAACCCGTGGCGCTGCGTCAGCCGCATGTGGATACTCAGAACAGCCACGGTACGGGCTGCACCCTTTCGGCGGGCATCGCCGCGCAGCTTGCCCTCGGGATGCCGCTGCGCGTGGCCGTGACGCGGGCGCAGGAATTTCTGAATCTCGCCCTCAGGCACAGCTTTGCTCCGGGCAGGGGGCACGGCCCCTGCAACCATATGGCGGGGCTGAAATAA
- a CDS encoding ATP-binding cassette domain-containing protein — METDAPRPAPSSDGASPFSGSLREGKDSPCVVRARSLCRNFREKNRNVTALSSLDVDIPAGCMTALVGPDGAGKTTFLRMVCGLLAPSSGTLSVLGRDMPREAQEVQNRISYMPQRFGLYEDLSVMENMTLYADLHGVPGPLRAGRFRSLLDMTDLARFTGRPAGRLSGGMKQKLALACTLVRSPELLLLDEPSVGVDPLSRRELWAIIETMVKEEHLSVIISTAYMDEAERCAHVIVLHEGRVPARGTPEELKGLTDGLCHVASLPAGMKARTLQAFLLDKSSVVMDAVPEGSGVRFVLNPEDGKNGPPATLFDAPGMENITCRPVPSRLEDSFMLLLRHGGNGEGHTAQDSAPPGEERNQESSPYAPAGGSDAETVIEVRDLVRRFGSFTAVASTSFSVRRGEVFGLLGPNGAGKTTTFRMLCGLLPASGGHLCVAGENLRTAAAHARTRIGYVSQKFSLYGNLSVLENLRFFGGVYGLGPFALRRRIREVLAEFDLAGHEHDMSGNLPGGFKQRLSMAVGMLHRPEILFLDEPTSGIDPLARRVFWRRITSLSEEGTTIIITTHFMEEAEYCDRMLIQDAGRVLALGTPDEVRRRGGNAPTMEEAFIRIVEESREKRRRADAGEAAS; from the coding sequence ATGGAAACTGACGCTCCGCGCCCTGCGCCTTCGTCCGACGGCGCTTCCCCCTTCTCCGGCAGCCTGCGGGAAGGGAAAGACAGCCCCTGCGTGGTGCGCGCCCGTTCCCTCTGCCGGAACTTTCGGGAAAAGAACCGGAACGTGACCGCGCTCTCTTCTCTGGATGTCGACATTCCCGCAGGCTGCATGACGGCGCTGGTAGGGCCTGACGGCGCAGGCAAGACCACCTTTCTGCGCATGGTCTGCGGCCTGCTGGCCCCGAGTTCCGGCACGCTCTCGGTACTCGGCCGCGACATGCCGCGCGAGGCGCAGGAGGTGCAGAACCGCATAAGCTACATGCCGCAGCGTTTCGGCCTGTATGAAGACCTGAGCGTCATGGAAAACATGACGCTGTATGCCGATCTGCACGGCGTGCCCGGCCCCCTGCGCGCCGGACGCTTCCGCAGTCTGCTCGACATGACGGATCTTGCCCGATTCACCGGCCGTCCGGCAGGCAGACTTTCCGGCGGCATGAAACAGAAGCTGGCGCTGGCCTGCACGCTGGTGCGTTCCCCGGAACTTCTGCTGCTCGACGAGCCTTCCGTAGGGGTGGACCCGCTTTCCCGGCGGGAGCTGTGGGCCATCATCGAAACCATGGTGAAGGAAGAGCATCTTTCCGTCATCATCAGCACCGCCTATATGGATGAGGCCGAGCGCTGCGCCCATGTGATCGTACTGCACGAAGGCCGCGTTCCTGCCCGCGGCACGCCGGAAGAACTGAAAGGATTGACCGACGGCCTCTGCCATGTCGCCTCCCTCCCTGCGGGCATGAAGGCGCGCACGCTCCAGGCCTTTCTGCTCGACAAAAGCAGCGTCGTCATGGATGCCGTGCCCGAAGGCAGCGGCGTGCGCTTCGTGCTCAACCCGGAAGACGGAAAAAACGGTCCGCCCGCGACGCTGTTCGACGCCCCCGGCATGGAGAACATCACCTGCCGCCCCGTGCCCTCCCGTCTGGAAGACAGCTTCATGCTCCTCCTCAGGCACGGCGGAAACGGAGAAGGGCACACCGCGCAGGACTCCGCGCCGCCCGGGGAGGAACGGAACCAAGAGTCCTCTCCTTACGCACCAGCGGGCGGAAGCGATGCGGAAACCGTCATTGAGGTGCGCGATCTCGTGCGCCGATTCGGCAGCTTCACCGCCGTGGCGAGCACCTCCTTCTCGGTACGGCGCGGCGAGGTGTTCGGCCTGCTCGGCCCCAACGGCGCAGGTAAAACCACCACCTTCCGCATGCTCTGCGGTCTTCTGCCCGCTTCCGGCGGCCACCTATGCGTGGCGGGGGAAAACCTGCGCACGGCGGCGGCTCACGCCCGCACGCGCATAGGCTACGTTTCCCAGAAGTTCTCCCTGTACGGCAACCTTTCCGTACTGGAAAATCTGCGCTTCTTCGGCGGCGTATACGGTCTGGGGCCCTTCGCCCTGCGTCGCCGCATCCGCGAGGTGCTTGCCGAATTCGATCTTGCCGGGCACGAACACGACATGAGCGGCAACCTGCCCGGCGGCTTCAAGCAGCGCCTGTCCATGGCCGTGGGTATGCTGCACAGGCCGGAAATCCTCTTTCTCGACGAACCCACCAGCGGCATAGATCCGCTGGCACGCCGCGTGTTCTGGCGGCGCATCACCTCCCTTTCCGAGGAGGGCACCACCATCATCATCACCACCCACTTCATGGAAGAGGCGGAATACTGCGACCGTATGCTTATTCAGGACGCAGGCAGGGTGCTCGCCCTGGGCACTCCCGACGAGGTGCGCCGCAGGGGCGGCAACGCCCCCACCATGGAGGAGGCATTCATCCGCATCGTGGAGGAATCCCGCGAAAAAAGACGGCGTGCCGACGCCGGGGAGGCTGCGTCATGA